A window of Zingiber officinale cultivar Zhangliang chromosome 5A, Zo_v1.1, whole genome shotgun sequence contains these coding sequences:
- the LOC121982210 gene encoding exocyst complex component EXO70B1-like: protein MAAAAAAARGDGQEKVIAAAKHIVSSLGNSKSATEDMIRILSGFDNRLSIINDLFPPSAVADDDGDAQVDGVDDSEAELRLEAAQKVVLRWDASDSLLWESSPEDAEEYLAAVNDLIYLAGCGTSPAVSIADDLVTRAEVALQISMSRLEEEFRHLMVRNAVPLDSNDLCSSIRCLSLSSASDGGEPIDDFESSVDDENHHHQLQQQQQPASEQLEGSPKDRSGSSLVDDRCLDLIHPEVVADLKVIADHMILAKYDRELHQVYCTVRRDILDECLSILGIDRISIEEVQRIEWRMLDDKMKKWIQALKIIVRILLWGERRLCDHILAASEELKEECFMETVKGSVMQLLNFGDAITICQRSAEKLFRMLDMHDALADVLPDLQALFAGDPKDLICEAVEGILKRLGDSVKRTLMEFGNAIQREPSRRPTQGGEIHPMARYVMNYVKLLADYMDTLNFLLENEVIGGDQGNAESYDNSRISDGENLESMTPLGHHILVIISYLEFNLDEKSKIYEDGAMRYIFLMNNINYIVNKVKDSDLGKLLGDHWIRKHRSQIRQYARSYLRTSWIKVLSCMKDDGFGSGSSSSVSKVTPKDKFKNFNLAFEEIYRVQTTWKVPDPQLREELRILVSEAVIPAYRSFMGRFGSQVGGRQATKHIKYTPDDLESNLSDLFEGLPGFAPRKKT, encoded by the coding sequence ATGGCggctgcggcggcggcggcgagggGCGACGGGCAGGAGAAGGTGATCGCCGCGGCGAAGCACATCGTCAGCAGCCTCGGCAACTCCAAGAGCGCCACCGAGGACATGATCCGCATCCTCTCCGGCTTTGACAATCGCCTCTCCATCATCAACGACCTCTTCCCCCCTTCCGCTGTCGCGGACGACGACGGAGACGCCCAAGTGGATGGTGTAGATGATTCGGAGGCCGAGCTCCGACTCGAGGCCGCCCAGAAGGTCGTCCTCCGCTGGGACGCCTCCGATTCCCTTTTGTGGGAGTCTTCCCCCGAGGATGCCGAGGAGTACCTCGCTGCTGTCAATGATCTCATATACTTAGCGGGATGCGGTACCTCTCCAGCCGTCTCCATTGCAGACGACCTTGTCACTCGTGCGGAGGTCGCGCTTCAGATATCAATGTCTCGCCTTGAAGAGGAGTTCCGCCATCTGATGGTCCGGAATGCCGTTCCTTTGGACTCCAACGATTTGTGCTCCTCCATTCGCTGTCTCTCTCTCTCGTCTGCATCCGACGGCGGTGAGCCTATAGATGACTTTGAGAGCTCCGTCGATGATGAAAATCACCACCACCAACTCCAGCAGCAACAACAGCCGGCATCAGAACAGCTGGAAGGTAGCCCTAAGGATAGATCCGGGAGCAGTCTTGTGGATGATCGGTGCTTAGATCTGATCCATCCCGAAGTTGTTGCTGATCTCAAGGTGATCGCGGATCATATGATCTTGGCCAAGTATGACCGTGAGCTCCATCAGGTGTACTGCACTGTGCGACGGGATATTCTGGATGAGTGCCTCTCTATTCTTGGTATTGATAGGATAAGCATTGAAGAGGTACAGAGAATTGAGTGGAGGATGCTGGATGACAAGATGAAGAAGTGGATTCAGGCCCTGAAAATCATAGTTCGAATTCTGCTCTGGGGAGAGAGGCGGCTCTGTGATCATATTCTTGCTGCCTCAGAGGAGCTTAAGGAGGAGTGCTTCATGGAGACAGTTAAGGGGTCGGTCATGCAGCTGCTCAACTTTGGCGATGCTATTACAATATGCCAGCGGTCTGCTGAAAAGCTCTTTCGTATGCTGGATATGCATGATGCCCTGGCTGATGTTTTACCAGATCTTCAGGCCTTGTTTGCCGGAGACCCAAAGGACCTTATATGTGAAGCAGTAGAGGGGATTCTCAAAAGGTTAGGGGATTCTGTAAAAAGAACTCTCATGGAATTTGGCAATGCAATCCAGAGGGAACCATCTCGGAGGCCAACACAGGGAGGGGAGATCCATCCCATGGCACGATATGTGATGAACTATGTGAAATTACTGGCGGATTACATGGATACACTCAATTTTCTTTTAGAAAATGAAGTGATTGGCGGTGATCAGGGAAATGCTGAATCTTATGATAATAGTAGGATCTCTGATGGAGAGAATCTGGAGAGTATGACTCCATTAGGTCACCATATACTTGTGATAATTTCATATTTAGAATTTAACCTGGATGAAAAATCTAAAATATATGAAGATGGAGCAATGAGGTATATATTTTTGATGAACAATATAAATTACATCGTCAATAAAGTCAAGGATTCAGATCTTGGGAAGCTTTTGGGAGACCACTGGATAAGAAAGCACCGCAGCCAAATTCGGCAGTATGCCAGAAGCTACCTTAGAACTTCCTGGATCAAAGTGTTATCATGTATGAAAGATGATGGATTTGGGAGTGGTAGCTCCAGCAGTGTCTCAAAGGTCACTCCGAAGGACAAATTCAAAAACTTCAACTTGGCATTTGAAGAAATCTATAGGGTTCAGACAACTTGGAAGGTTCCAGATCCTCAACTCCGAGAAGAATTGAGAATTTTAGTATCAGAGGCGGTCATCCCAGCATATCGCTCATTTATGGGAAGGTTTGGTAGTCAAGTAGGTGGAAGACAAGCAACAAAACATATAAAGTATACACCAGATGATTTGGAGAGCAATCTTTCAGATTTGTTTGAAGGTTTGCCTGGATTTGCTCcaagaaaaaaaacttag